In Nostoc sphaeroides, the genomic window GAGTGAGCAAATCCCAGATGTTCCACCAGATCGAATTGCCTGGATTGATGGCTACGGCAACATTAAAACAACTATTGGGGCGCATACACTGAACTTGGAGCCTCAAAGCAAGATCGTAATCCGAATTGGAGATGTAGTCAGTGATGCAGTGTATTCTGATGGCAGCTTCAAAGTGTCTGAAGGGACTTTAGCTTTTGCTCCTGGTAGTTCCGGTTGGTCAAGAGGCGATTCAGGAGAACCATTGCGCTTTTTAGAATTGTTTCTGCGAGGAGGGAGTGCTTGGGAACGCTTTGGTCGTCCCCGTGTGAATCAGCAAGTAACTCGAATTGCTTGAACTATCTGCGCTTACCTGAAGGTTAACTAGCGAATACGGGAGTGTGTTGTCAGATAAGGTAATACGGTTCAGTTAAGGCTTAACTTTTTGTTAAAGTTAATTCTTTTAACGAACCGCCAAGAACGCCAAGAACGCCAAGGAAGAGAGAGAAAAATAAATTCGCTACATTTGTAGGGGCACAAGGCCTTGCACCCTTACGTAACCGGGACGCTTACGCGAACGCGCAGCGTCCCGCAGGGATGGGATATTTTTTTAACTTGAAGTCCCTTATCTGACAACACAGTTTATTTAAGCATTTCTTCCTTCTCTTTCTTCTCTTCTCTTCCTTGGCGTGCTTGGCGTTCTTGGCGGTTCGTTAAAAAATTTAGCTTAGGTATTGAGTAACTCTCACAATAATCCCCGATAGCGAATAAAAACCAAAATCACCGCCCACGAACCCAACGCGACTTTGACTGCAACCAAAATATTCAGCAAAGGGACAATCCCCCCACTCAAAAGTGCGCCCATTTCCCCGTGTGGTAACTCCACTCCAGCCAGAGTTATAGCCGCCAGTACAATGAAAACAAGAACCGAAACCTTCTCCCATGTAGCGGCGTGGTAGCGCTGGTAAATCTCTTGCATCCACTCCGGTGAGGAGGTAATGGCAATCAACCCGATCGCAGTTCCGCCCGCTACCCCAGCCGCAAAACCACCGCCAGGGCTGAGATGCCCCCTAATAGCTAGTTCAATACTTACCATCGCAGCAATAGTTGCTCCCAGACGCGCCAGCACAATGGATGGTTGATCGGTGAAACGATAGATCGCGCAGGACGGCTGTTCATTGGCTAGCAAAAAGTATGCACCCATAATTGCGATCGTAAATACCACCACCTCGAAGATCGTGTCATACAACCGATTCCTGAGAATGATCACTGTTACCGCATTGGGCATACCACCATCTTTAACAATCGATTCAACGATCGAGAAATCCGGTACAACTGGCGCTGAATTCGGCAAGACGAGCATTTTTATAAACAGCGCTATCCCTGCTGCAATGTAGATCCATTTCATTTATGCTTCTCCCCTTCAGCTGGTGTATTTACATAACTCAGGATTGTCGCTGGTGATGCAAGTTCGGTTTGCATAATCTCATAGATGCGTTTTACCCTAATGGCGGTGTGATAAAACTGTTTCTCGTCCTCACTGGTTGCGTGGCCTTGTTCTCGTCTGACACAAGTTGCATGGACTTCTTTATCCATCAGCGCCCGTTCCAAAGCTTGGGTATTTGGGTAGGGAACCAGTTCTAGACGCATCTGGCGTTTGCGAAAAATTGTGCGTAAGTCATCCATCAGTTGCCCAAAATGCTGTTCGTTATCTCCCTCGTCTTTGACCAACCCAAGACGCATTACTAAGGATGAACGCACTGCCACCGCATAAAGGGTAATTGCCAGCATAGTACCCACCAATGCTTCGGTTAAAGCAACATCTGGCGCTCCTAAAACCGCATATACCATTGCCGCCACCGCTCCCAATATGCCGCGAATTACCAGCGCATGGTATGGATTGACCTGAAATACCACCATACATGCAGCCAACGGCAACAGGGCAATGATGATATAGAGATAGCTATCGTTCATAGTTACCCTCGCTACTAGAACAGTAAGCCAATACATACCCCAGCACTGTATTCCAGATGGCTAAGGAGATGAGAGCGAGGATGAGCAGCGGCCATCTACTGGGTATCTTTAAGAGCAGCCCGATAATGATACTCATCGAGCCAAGGGTGTCTGCAACCGAAAGACTATGGAGTTTGAATAATAGCGATCGCTTGCCCAACAGAGGAAAGGTTCCCCAAAACCAGAAAAAAAGTCCTAAACTTATGCAGATATAACTAAAAAAGTCAATCATACTTCATTCATTCGTTTGATAACATGAGCAAGCAACATTAAGCCAGCATTTCCCACACTTAGGATAATGACTCCGACAACACCAATCATCCAATCATCACGGAAGACGGATACCACCAGGATCATGATTGAAGTTTTGGTGGCAAAACTAGCAAATGCGAGCATTTTTTGCCAAATATCATCATCTTGCCATGCCTCATACATGGGGATGAGCATTGCCAGAATCATGGCAATCAATACTAGATTCAGCATCATACTTTTCTCCTCCGTCGCACCCAATGTACTTCGTACCAGCCGGCTTCGTGGTATTTCAAAACAATGGTTTTTGGTGTAAAGGTAATTAAAAATATATCTAGGAATACAAGCCCTGGTGTACGTCCTGGTTTAACTCGTTCCATCGTTATCTCTTCGTATTTATGGGGGCGGAGGATGATTTGAAATGCCTCCATATACGCCTGTGGAATCGCTACTATAATTTCACCCAGCACACGCAGCCAATCTTTTAATGATTCCCTTGCTGTTTTACCACCCGGTAATAGAAGTGCGATGGTGATGCCAATGATGATATTTGCCACACTGAAATCGGCAGTGAGCAAAAACCAGATAGTCAGCCGCAATATTAGATTTAAATACCCAACCATGCAAATCCCTTCCAGAACAATAGGATTAAAATCAGACTCATGACACCGATTAAATGGTCAAATTGTTCAAGCACACGCGGCAGCTTGAGTATTGAGTGTTTAAAAATTAGTAAATACGCCAACCATCCAATGCCGATGGTTGCGAGGGGTTTAATGATATTCTCAACGGTATACGCCTCGTAATACGCAATATTAGCTAGGAACAGCCCACCGATTAACAGAATGATG contains:
- a CDS encoding Na(+)/H(+) antiporter subunit B, coding for MKWIYIAAGIALFIKMLVLPNSAPVVPDFSIVESIVKDGGMPNAVTVIILRNRLYDTIFEVVVFTIAIMGAYFLLANEQPSCAIYRFTDQPSIVLARLGATIAAMVSIELAIRGHLSPGGGFAAGVAGGTAIGLIAITSSPEWMQEIYQRYHAATWEKVSVLVFIVLAAITLAGVELPHGEMGALLSGGIVPLLNILVAVKVALGSWAVILVFIRYRGLL
- a CDS encoding DUF4040 domain-containing protein, which translates into the protein MNDSYLYIIIALLPLAACMVVFQVNPYHALVIRGILGAVAAMVYAVLGAPDVALTEALVGTMLAITLYAVAVRSSLVMRLGLVKDEGDNEQHFGQLMDDLRTIFRKRQMRLELVPYPNTQALERALMDKEVHATCVRREQGHATSEDEKQFYHTAIRVKRIYEIMQTELASPATILSYVNTPAEGEKHK
- a CDS encoding monovalent cation/H(+) antiporter subunit G, with protein sequence MIDFFSYICISLGLFFWFWGTFPLLGKRSLLFKLHSLSVADTLGSMSIIIGLLLKIPSRWPLLILALISLAIWNTVLGYVLAYCSSSEGNYER
- a CDS encoding Na+/H+ antiporter subunit E, with amino-acid sequence MVGYLNLILRLTIWFLLTADFSVANIIIGITIALLLPGGKTARESLKDWLRVLGEIIVAIPQAYMEAFQIILRPHKYEEITMERVKPGRTPGLVFLDIFLITFTPKTIVLKYHEAGWYEVHWVRRRRKV